The DNA window CGCCACCCACCTGCACCGTGCGCCGCTCGGACGGCTCGCCGGTGGCCTGCGCCTTCAGTTCGGCGACCTGTTTTTTCGTCAGCTGCGCGGGCGAGCCCATGCCGATGTAGGCCGTGTAGGCATCGTTCTTCCGGTAGCCCGCCTGCGAGATCGCCAGCGTGTACGCGCCCGGCTTCACGCCGCGCAGCGTGACCCGCACGTCGCCCTTGGCCTTGGCCGGCAAGTCCTTGATGAAGTACTGCTGGTTGTTGATGTTGTCGGGCAGCGTGTGCGTGTAATCCCACAGCAGCACGCCCACGTCGCCACTGGTGTCGACGGTGGCGATCGATTGCGCATCGGTATTGCGCAATTCCTTGTTGCCGAGTCCGTTCAAGAACTGGTAGGCGAAATAGGCGGGCTTCTTGATGCCCTGCGTGTTCATCAGCCCGAAGCCGCCGTGGAATGCCTCGAAGCGGGGGCCCGCTTCCTCGAAGATGTCGGTGAATACCCAGTACGACATGGATTGCGCCGTGTCGCCCGTCTGCTTGAGCTTTTGCAGGATGTAGGCGGCCTGGTGGTAGCTGTCATGCGTGGGGTCGGACGGGGTGTACGAGGAACTCCACTCCGTGTAGTGCAGCGGCAGCGCAGGCAGCGTGGAGGCGGCGATTTCACGGCGGTTCTTCAGGACGTCGTTGCTGATCGCGCCCTTGTCCTTGCCGAGCACCGTGCCCTTGGTGCCGAATTCATCGAGGAAGCCCTCGCTCACGCCATAGGTATGGGTGCTGACGAAGTCGAGCGGCACCTGGTTCCTGGTGGCATGCGCGATCATTTCCGGAATCCATGCGGCACCCGCGGTGGCGGGCCCGCCCACGCGATAGGCGGGGCTGACGCTCTTGATCGCCCGCGCCGCGTGGTCATACAGGCGGAAATATTCCTCCTGCGTGCCGGCCCAGAAACCATCGAGGTTCGGTTCATTCCAGACTTCGAAATACCAGGTGGCCACTTCGGCCTGGCCATAACGTTCCGTCCAGTGCGCCGTCAATTTCCTGACGAGCTCTCCCCATTTTGCATAATCACGCGGCGGCGTGACATTGCCGCGCCACCAGAAAATGGTTTTCTCGCCGCTGGCCATTGCCGATGGCATGAAGCCCAGTTCGACGAACGGTTTTACGCCAATACTCAGCAGATAATCGTACAGCGCATCGATATACTGGAAATTATAATGTTCCCTGCCTTGTGCATCGACTTTATAGACGCCCATGTCATCCGACAGCAGGCCGTGCATGCGAATATATCGAAAACCGGCATCGCGCCTGATTTCAGCCAGTTGCCGTTGCCAGTCGGCGCGCAATCCTTCATTGGCGCGGCCGGCGCCGATCACTTCGTTGAATGTCTTATTCAGATTGCCGGCCACCTGGCCGACATGCACGTCGATATTGCGTTGCTGCCCCGACGCTTGCGACATGCACAGCAGGGCGGCCAGCAGGGCGCCGGCAATGGTCTTGATTTGCATCTGTTTGTCTCGCTCCGGAATGGATGGATGGCGCGGGGCCCACGGCCTGCGCACTGCCGCGCAGCATACGTGCGCCGGCGGGGCACTGTTAGCACGGGCGGCGCAAACCGTGGCGGAATGCGGATAGTTGAAGAAAAACTGCCGCCAGTGTCAGTCCGCGCACGCGGTCCGGAAAGCCTTGGGCGTGCAGCCGTACTCTTCCTTGAACAGCTTGTTGAAGTACGACACGTTGGCATAGCCGACGGCGTAGGCGATTTCCGCCACGGCTAGTGCATCGTTTTCCGACAGCAGCCGGGCCGCTTCGGTGAGCCGCAACTTGTTCAGGTAGGCACTGAACGTCAACCCCAGTTCGGCTTTCAGGATTTCATTGAGCTTGTTGCGGTTGACGCCGGTTGCGGCCACCGCCTTGTCGACATCCATCGTGGCATCGGCATAGTGCGTGGCGATATAGCGCAATACCGTCGCCTTTTCCCTGTCGCGATGCGGTTCCAGTGAAAGCTGCTGATAGGCGACAAATGGCAGATCCTTTTGCAGTTTATCGCGCACGTCGGCCATCAACGCGGCCGCGTGCTGCCGGAAAAACCAGATGGCAAAGCCGCACCAGGCAGGAAGCAATATCGCAAAGAGTGCGTAGAGATAACGGAAATCGCGGCCATGGAGGACCAGTTCATCGATATCGACCGTGGAGGCGATATTGACCGGGCTCTGGAAAGTCGTGCCAATGGCGATTTTCGGCACCCGGTCGAGTTTATAGGCCTGGCGGGAGAGGTCGAGCTTGAACATGTCGAACCACCATTGTGGCGTTTCCAGCCGCGACAGGTCGAATTCCACGCGCGCGCGCTGCCCGTTGCAGGCAAAAAACGCCGACGGGGTCCGGTAGCTCAGCAAGTTGCCTGGCGTGGAGACCTTGTCGTCGAACGTGGGAAAGCTCAGCATCAGCGTATTGGCCGGCGCGCAGCGCGCCGCGAACGATACCGCGTTGTAGCGCGACAGGTCGACGTGGGCGGGCTTGCCGTCGCGGTCTTCGAACAGCAGGTTGGCCGAAGCGAACGGATGGGCCGTGGCCGGCACCAGGCGAAAACCGAAGCGCAGCCGCTGGCGCTGTTCATGAATGGCGACCGTGGAAACAGGCAATGCCGCTTTCTCGTTGTCCGTGCTGGTCCCCGCATGCCACGGCAGCGCACTGTCGCGCGCGGGCAACAGCGGTGTGTGCAGGTAGCTCCGCTCGACGCAGAGGTAAGCCAGCAGCAGGCTGGCGGCCAGCAGGCAGGCGAGGACAGCCAGTGTTTTCCGGTAGAAGGCACCCATGATGTGAGCGCAATCATAGAGGCGGGCACGTGGCGGCGCAAGGCGTGGCGACGTGCCCGCCGATCGACCCGCGTTTGAACCGACAGTCGTTTCACAATAGTCAATAGCTTGTTGCGTATATGAATCAGTGGCGAATATAGATGTTTCCGTATGGAATATTTCTGTAGCTTGCAGCCTGCAAATCGCTACACTTGAATGACGCAATTAACGATTGGAAATTAGTGATGCACTTCATTAAAAGATTGTCAATCCAGAAGAAGCTCATGCTGAGCATGGGTTTGTGCCTGCTGGTCTTCATGGTGATTTCTTCCGTGCTGAGCGTGACCATGAACGGCAACCGGGCGCGCGAGCGTGCCGTGGCACAGGAGCTGCCGGCGCAGGTCGGCGAAATCCGCAACGACATCCTGCGCCAGATCGGTCAGGCGCTGGCAGTGGCGCAAACGCTGGCCAACGATACTTATGTGCATGCCTGGGAAGACGCCGGCCTGCCGGAAGCAGGGGCTGCCGCATGGACGACCTATGCGAGCCACCTGAAGGCGAAGAACAAGGCCGCCACGGTATTCTGGGTTTCAAAGGACACAGGCAAGTATTTCACCGATGGCGGCTATGGGCGCACGCTGTCGCCCAATGCGGCAAGCGAC is part of the Pseudoduganella lutea genome and encodes:
- a CDS encoding helix-turn-helix domain-containing protein; protein product: MGAFYRKTLAVLACLLAASLLLAYLCVERSYLHTPLLPARDSALPWHAGTSTDNEKAALPVSTVAIHEQRQRLRFGFRLVPATAHPFASANLLFEDRDGKPAHVDLSRYNAVSFAARCAPANTLMLSFPTFDDKVSTPGNLLSYRTPSAFFACNGQRARVEFDLSRLETPQWWFDMFKLDLSRQAYKLDRVPKIAIGTTFQSPVNIASTVDIDELVLHGRDFRYLYALFAILLPAWCGFAIWFFRQHAAALMADVRDKLQKDLPFVAYQQLSLEPHRDREKATVLRYIATHYADATMDVDKAVAATGVNRNKLNEILKAELGLTFSAYLNKLRLTEAARLLSENDALAVAEIAYAVGYANVSYFNKLFKEEYGCTPKAFRTACAD
- a CDS encoding GH39 family glycosyl hydrolase, encoding MQIKTIAGALLAALLCMSQASGQQRNIDVHVGQVAGNLNKTFNEVIGAGRANEGLRADWQRQLAEIRRDAGFRYIRMHGLLSDDMGVYKVDAQGREHYNFQYIDALYDYLLSIGVKPFVELGFMPSAMASGEKTIFWWRGNVTPPRDYAKWGELVRKLTAHWTERYGQAEVATWYFEVWNEPNLDGFWAGTQEEYFRLYDHAARAIKSVSPAYRVGGPATAGAAWIPEMIAHATRNQVPLDFVSTHTYGVSEGFLDEFGTKGTVLGKDKGAISNDVLKNRREIAASTLPALPLHYTEWSSSYTPSDPTHDSYHQAAYILQKLKQTGDTAQSMSYWVFTDIFEEAGPRFEAFHGGFGLMNTQGIKKPAYFAYQFLNGLGNKELRNTDAQSIATVDTSGDVGVLLWDYTHTLPDNINNQQYFIKDLPAKAKGDVRVTLRGVKPGAYTLAISQAGYRKNDAYTAYIGMGSPAQLTKKQVAELKAQATGEPSERRTVQVGGDGKVTVALPLRENDVYLLRLSSAPGRKAR